The DNA window ACGCGCTCCGCCTCCGCGCTGGACATGCGCCCCACGCCCGGCGCCGGCCGCAGGCCCCGCGTGGCATCCAGCAGGTCCAGGAACGGCCCCGCGGGTGTCCCCGGGAACGCCACCCCGCTGCCTTCCCAGACCTCGAAGCGGCTGCCCGCGAGTGCCTCCACCAGCGCGTCCTTCAGCCTCGACTTGCCAATGCCCTCCACGCCCACCAGCCACAGGGCTCTCCCCAGCCCGCGACGCGCCTCCTCCGCGCACCACTTCAACCGCTCCAACAACGCCGACCGCCCCACCAGCGGGGGCAGACACGCACCAGTCCCCCACCGCCGGACGCCATCCGCCAAGGGCGTCAGCGACGACGCGCGCGGGCATGTGGCGAGGCCGGGGGCCAATCGCGTCCCACAGGCCATGCACACGCCCGCAGACGAGCTCATGAGCACCTCCAGAACACAGACCTCTAACGTCCCCACCCGTCCGCGCACCTCGCTCCCAGGGGTTGTACGTGTGTACTGAATGTGTCGGCGGACATGCCCAGCAGGCCGACGGCCGCCTCCTCGGCCCCGCACGGCGTGCGCGCAAACCCTCACATCCCGCGCGCACCCGCCACCAATGACAGACGTTTCCGCCTCCACCACCTCTGACGACGCAGGCTCGCCACCTGTAGAGCAGGCAGGCATGACGAGAACTGTTGAATACGAAATAAAATTGGTCGATGGTTGTCTGCGTTGCAACGCGGCGCCCCACCGCCGTGACCTTGGAGAAGCCCGACAACTGAAACCCATCACCGGCGCGTCGTCGTGAGACGCCCGCCGGACTCAGCCTCCGTCTGTCTTTGTAACCCCCCTAGAGGTCCCTACATGACGAAGTCTCTTCTGCTGGCTGGAGCACTGCTCTGCCTGGGCGGTAGTGCGTGCGGCCCACAGGATGAATCCGAGCTGGGCGAGGCCCCCGCGGGACTCGAAGCCACGGCCTTCGCCACGACCGCCTCCGCCGCGCTCGCGGCCACGGGCTGTACGCAGCTCACGGCCTCGTCCGTCATCGCCAAGGGGCATGACGGCAATGTGCCCGCCAACACGATGGACGACCGCCTCACCACGCGCTGGAGCTATCTCGGAAAGGGCGCGTGGATTGACTACGACCTGGGTTCCATCAAGCCCATCACCGGCGTCGCGGTGAACTGGCACGAAGGCACCACACGGACCAACACCTTCACCGTGTCCACCTCACCGGATGGCTACACGTATACGCAGGTCTACAGCGGCACCAGCCGCAAGTCGGCCGACACGGAGACGTACTCGTTCAACACCATCTCCGCGCGGCGCGTGCGCATCACCGTGCAGGGCAACAACCTGAATGACTGGGCCTCCATCGCGGAGGCCCGCGCGTGCTCCGGCGGCGGCACCACCACGCCTCCGCCCACGGGCTCGAGCGTCGTGTGGGTGGGTGACTTCGAGTCGGGAGACCGCAACCAGTGGACGCGGGCGCAGATGGTGAGCGCGGACCGGCTGGCGGTGGTGTCCTCGCCCCGGCGCCAGGGCAGCTATGCCCTCAAGGCCACGGTGCGGAAGGGTGACGACCCCATCAACTCCAGCGGCAACCGCAACGAGCTGGTGCGCATGACGCGCGAGGCGACGGGCTCCGAGTACTACTACCGCTGGAGCACGATGTTCGACTCCACCTTCCCCAACGCGAAGACGTGGCAGCTCTTCACGCAGTGGCACCAGGACGCCGACGCGGGTGGCTCGCCGCCGGTGGAGTTCTACGTCTACGGCGACGAGATTCGCCTCAACATCGGCGGCAACCCGGGCACCATCGTCTGGCGCACGCCGCTGGTGCGCGGCAAGTGGATGGACTTCATCTTCCACGTGCGCTGGTCGCCGGACGCGAAGGTCGGCTTCGTGGAGCTGTACCTCGACGGGAAGGTGGTGATGCCCAAGCGCTACATCGCGACCCAGTATCGTGGGATGCTCAACTACCTGAAGGTGGGCCTGTACCGGAACGACACCATCACCCAAACGGGCATCGTCTACCACGACGGGTGGATGATGGCCCGCAAGCTCGAGGACGTGCTGAACCCCACGGCGGTCATCAAGGCGCCGTAGCCCTCGCAACGCCTGTACGGAAAAACACACCGTGCCTTCTTCCGGGTCCGGCTCGCGCCCCCACGCGACCCGGGCCCGGAGTAGTTTCAGGGCATGCCCAACAGCCTGCGAATCGTCCACGTCCAGGTCCACGTCAAGCCGGAGCAGGTGGATGCCTTTCGCGAAGCCACCCTGGCCAACGCGCGCGAGAGCGTGAAGGAACCCGGCATCGCGCGCTTCGACCTCCTCCAGGACGCGGAGGACCCGACGCGCTTCCTGCTCGTGGAGGTCTACCGGACGGACGTCGCTCCCGCCGAGCACAAGCAGACAGCCCACTACCTGCGCTGGAGGGACCTCGTGGCGCCGATGATGGCGGTGCCCCGCGTGAGCCAGAAGTACGTCAACGTCTTCCCCGAGGACGCGGGCTGGTGAGCCCCGTGTCCTTCGAGTTCGCCACCGCCACCCGCATCGTCTTCGGTCCTGGCAAGCTGTCCGAGGCCCCCGGGCTGGTGCGCGCCCTGGGCGTCCAGCGCGTGCTGCTCGTCACCGGCAAGTCCTCCACGCGGGCGAAGGGACTCCTCGCGGCACTCGAGGGGCTGGACCTCCCGGTGCGGACCTTCAGCGTGGACGGAGAGCCCACGGTGGAGCTCGTGCGCGAGGGCCTGGCCGTCCTGGCGGAGTCACGCTGCGATGGCGTGGTGGCGATGGGCGGCGGCAGCGCGCTCGACACGGGCAAGGCGCTGGCGGCGCTGGCGGCCCAGGGCGGGGACCCGCTGGACTATCTGGAGGTCATCGGGCGGGGGCAGGCCCTCACCCGTCCGTCCCTTCCCTTCGTGGCCATCCCCACGACGGCGGGCACCGGCTCGGAGGTGACACGCAACGCGGTGCTGGGCTCCAAGCAGGCCCAGGTGAAGGCCAGCCTGCGCGGGCCACAACTGTTGCCTCGGGTAGCGCTGGTGGACCCGGACCTGCTCATGGGCGCGCCGCCTCACGTCCTGGCATTCAGCGGCATGGATGCGCTGTCGCAGGTCATCGAGCCGTTCCTCTCCGCGCGCGCGAACCCCATCACGGAGGCCCTGGCACGCGAGGGGATTCGCCGCTCCGCGCGCTCACTGCGCGACGCCGTGCTCTCGGGGCCGGACGCGGAGGCTCGCGAGGACCTGGCGCTGGCCAGCCTCCTCGGCGGGCTGTGTCTGGCGAACTCCGGGCTGGGCGCGGTGCATGGCTTCGCGGCCCCCGTGGGTGGAATGTTCGATGCGCCCCACGGCGCGGTCTGCGCGGCCCTGCTGCCCCCGGTGCTCGACGTCAACCTGCGCGCCTTGCGAGCCCGCGCGCCCGAGCACCCCTCCACCCCACGCTTCCGCGAGCTGGCCGTGCTGCTCACCGGTCGCGAGGACGCGCGCGCGGAGGATGCCGTCGCGTGGGTGGAGTCGCTGCGGGAGGCGCTCCGGATACCGGAGCTCGCGACGTACGGGATGACGACGGAGCGACTCGGAGAGCTGGTGTCGAAGGCACGTGCCGCGAGCAGCATGAAGGCCAACCCGCTCGTGCTCACGGATGCGGAGCTCACCGAAATCGCCACCCGCGCGATGCATGGGACACGTGGGTGAAGCCCCCCCTTGCCTTGAAACGTCGCCGTCGTTCATGATGACGAACCATGATTCTCGTCGTGAGCGCTCGTCGATTTAGCAGCCCCCCGGCTCCCTTTGGGTGTCGGGAGGCCGTGCTGCACTGAGCGCGCACGAACCTCTCGTTGGCGAAACGCCGTCTGGCGCGACGCCCACCCGGAGCCGCCGGGGGGGCATCTGAGGCCGGCGGCGCCAGGAGGATTCCTCGCCAGGCACGCCGGAGACCATCGCGTTTCCACTGCCATCGCTCTCGAGAGTTCTCCATGTCGTCCCTTGCCATCTCCGTCCTCAGCGCCGAGGAGCTTCGGCGCGCGCTCGCCGTCCGTGATTTGACCGACCCCTCTTCGGGCCCCCATGCGCTGCAACAGCTCGTGAGCGCCGTGCTGGAGGCACTCCGCTCCACCTGGGGTTGTGACGTCGTCGTGCACCGGCGAAGCCCCGTCGTCTCCATCGCCGACAACTACGACCGGCTCCACTACCCACCGGGAGGCGCCGCCCGCGACGCGCGCTACACGCGGTATGTCTGCGACACCGCGCTCTTGCGGACGCAGACGTCCGCCATGATTCCGGGAGCACTGCGCGAGCTGGCCGCCGCCCCTCCGCGCGACGTGCTGTTGGCCTGTCCCGGCCTCGTCTACCGGCGCGACTGCATCGACCGGCTGCACACGGGGGAGCCCCACCAGATGGACCTGTGGCGCGTGCGGCAGGGAGCGCCGCTCACGCCGGAGGACTTGCGACAGATGATTGCCCTCGTCGTCGAAGCGCTCCTCCCGGGTCGAGAGGTGAAGCTCACCTCCGCCGTGCATCCCTACACGACGGACGGCCTCCAGGTGGACGTGCGAGCTGGAGACGACTGGGTGGAGATTGGTGAGTGCGGGCTGGCGCTCCCCGCGCTGCTGACGGAGAGCGGACTGGAGGCCGGGCCCATCACCGGGCTCGCCATGGGGCTGGGCATGGACCGCATCCTGATGCTGCGCAAGGGGCTGGATGACATCCGGCTCCTGCGCTCCGCGGACCCGCGCATCGCGTCCCAGTTGTTGAACCTGGAGCGTTATCAGCCGGTGTCGTCGATGCCCGAGGTGCGCCGCGACATGTCCCTCGTGCTGGGCGAGGACACGACGGCGGAGGAGCTGGGCGACGCGGTGCGCGCGGCGCTGGGCGACCGGGCGGAGCTGGTGGAGAGCGTCCTGGTGATGGCGGAGACGCCCTACGCCGCGCTCCACCCCAGCGCGGTGAAGCGACTGGCCCTGCGCGCGGACCAGAAGAACGTGCTGCTCCGCGTGGTGCTGCGCGCGCTGGACCGCACCCTGACGCATGACGAGTGCAACGTCCTGCGCGACGACATCTACGCGGCGCTGCACCAGGGCACCACCTGGGAGTGGGCCGCGCGCCAGCCAACGCCTCGCGCGGCCGTCTCCCTCTGACGGTGGACGGGGGCGGTGAGCCTCAGACCTTGTAGAGCAGGTCCATGTACTTCTTGAGCAAGTCGCTCACCAGCCCCCGGAAGGGGACGGCGGCCGCCATGCCATACACGGGCGCCATCGTCCCCTTCTCGCTGGGATGGACCTTCACGTGCGCCACCGCCTCGCGAAGGTCCTCCAGGAACTGCTCGGCCACGCCGGGCTGCGCGTGCCGCAAGGTGACGCAGAGGTGGACGGCCGCGGGCTTGTGCAAGCCGTTGAGGTTCCAGCCCCGCTCTCCCATCCGCTCCATCACCTTGAAGATGTCGAGCGTCTCGGAGCCGAAGGCGATGACGAACAGCGGGTCGCCCAGCACGTGCAGCTCCGGAATGGAGCGGATGCCCGCCTTCAGCGTGTCCGCCGTGTCGAGGATGTGGCGCGTGGCCTCCATGTAGCCCTGCTCGCCCATGCTCACCAGCGACGCCCACGCCACCGCGATGAGCGCCCCCGGACGGCTGCCGGAGAACGTCGGCGAGAAGTAGATGCCCCCGGGCCACTCCGTGGCGGTGAAGTACTGGTGCGAGCGCAGCTCCGTGCCCCGGTACAGCACCACCGACGAGCCCTTCGCCGCGTAGCCGAACTTGTGCGTGTCCACGGACATGGACGTCACGCCCGGCAGGCGGAAGTCGAACGGCGGCACGTCGCGCCCCAGCTTGCGCGCGAAGGGCAGCACGAAGCCGCCCAGACACGCGTCGGTGTGGAAGCCCAGGCGCTTCTTGCGCGCCAGCTCCGACAGCTCCGGGATGGGGTCGATGACGCCGTGGGGAAACCCCGGCGCCGAGCCGATGATGAGGATGGTATTGCGTGTGAGGGCCTTGCGCATGGCCTCCACGTCCGCGCGGTAGTCCGGCCCCACCGGCACTCGCACCATCTTCACGCCGAAGTAGTGCGCCGCCTTGTCGAAGGCGGGATGCGCGCTGGACGGCGCCACCATCTCCGGCTTCGTGATGCCCTTCGTGTCCCGAGCCCAGTCCCGGTATGTCTTCACCGCGAGCATGATGCTCTCGGTGCCGCCCGAGGACATGGAGCCGCAGATGTGCTCGGAAGGGGGCCGGCCCGCGTTGGCCGCGTCCGCGCCCAGCATGCCGCCCGCCATGGCCACGACTTCCGCCTCGAACTTGGTGGCGCTCGGCCAGAGGTCCGCGTGCAGCGGGTTGCTCTGCGAATGCATGCCATAGACGCGGTTGAGGAACTCGATGTGCCCCTCATCGCCGTTGTACACGGCGCCCGACACCTTGCCCTCGCGCCAGCGCGGCTCCTCCTTCGCCTCCATGGCCTCCAGCTCGCGCAGCACCTCCTCGCGCGAGCGGCCCATCGCCGGCAGCCGCTCATACGTCGGAATCGTCCCCCGGTAGGGCTTGAGGCCCTCCTCCAGGCCCGACAGGAGCGAGTCCGTCTCCTTGGACAGCAGGTCGCGCACCAGCGGCACGGCCTTGAGATAGCGCTCGGCCGCCGCGAGCAGGCGCGGCGGGACATGGTTCAACAGGTTCAGTGACTTCGGGTCTGGCAATGCCATACGCGCTCCTCTGCGTCAGGCGCTCCGCGCGCGGTTGAGGCGCGCGAAGATGGCCTTGTTGCTCTTGTAGAGATTGACGAACTCGCGGAACAACTCGTCGTACAGCGCGCGGTTCGCGGGGTCGGGATGGAAGGTGCGCGCGACGGGCACGAGGGAGGGAATCTCCTCCACCGTCAGCTCGCCCAGCGCGACCGCCGCCTGGAACGCGGCGCCCCGCGCGTTGGCCAGCACGGGCTCATCCACCTGCTGAATCGACCGGCCCAGCACATCCGCGTGAATCTGGCACCAGAGCGCGGACCGGGCCCCGCCGCCGATGATGCGCAGCGACTCCAGCTTCCGGCCCACGAACTGCTCCACATACGTGAACAGCCAGCGCGAGTTGAAGGCCACGCCCTCCATCACCGCGCGCACCATGTGGGCCCGCGTCGTCTTCAGCGACTGGTTGAAGAAGCCCCCGCGCAAGGACTTGTCATCCACCGGGCTGCGCTCGCCGTTGAGCCACGGCAGGAAGATGAGGTTCTCGCTGCCCGCGGGCACCCTCCCCGCCTCGCTCTCCATCAGCCGGTACACCTCGCCGGAGTCCTCCTCCGCGTCGCCCGGGCCCCGGCCATGGCCATACAGGATGTTGTCCTTGAGGAAGGCCAGGCAGATGCCCGCCGACTCCTGCTCGTTGGCCAGCAGGTAGCGTCCCGGCAGCGCGGAGGGCACCGACGCAATCTGGTGGAAGATGTCTGTCTTCTTGTACGGCACGTGGCAGCACAGCCACGACGAGGTGCCCACGCACAGGTGCGGCTCGTGGTCTCCCACCGCGCCGGAGCCCACCGCCGCCGCGAGAATGTCCGGCGAGCCCGACACCACTCGCACATCCTCGCTCAACCCCAGCTCGCGCGCGGCCTCCGCGCTCAACGGCCCCAGCACGCTCGCCGCCGGCACCAGGTCCGGCAGCTTGTCCCGCTCCAACCCCGACAGCTTGAGCAGGCGCTCGTCGTAGTCGATGCGGCTCAGCGCGCGGTTGTCCGTCACCCAGTGCAGGGTGATGGAGTCATAGGACGCGGCGAAGCGCCCGCTCAGCTTCAGGTTGAGCCAGTCCTTCGGCTCCAGGAACTTGTACGTGTCGCGGTAGACGTCGGGCCGGGCGCTCTGGAGGTACAGGATGTGGCCCACCGGGTCCTTGCCGGAGAGGGTCGGCGCGCCGCCCGACAGGCGGATCCACTGCAAAAGCCGCGTCACGCCATAGCCTTCGATGGGAATCAGGCCATGGGCCACGCGCCGCACGTGAGGCGCCCCACGCGAGTCCATCCAGATGAGCGCGGGACACAGCGGCGTGCCTCGCGCATCCACCGCCACGGTGCCGGACCACTGCGAGCTGCAGTTGACCCCCACGATGTCGCTCGCCGCCACCCGCCCCGACGCCAGCAGACGCCGGGTGCCTCGGACGACCGCGCGCCACCACGCCTCGGGCTCTTGTTCCGCGCCGCCATCGGGAAGCAGCCGCAGCTCCAGCGGCTCCACGTCACCGCCCAGGATTCTTCCGCGCAGCGTGACAACGGCCAGCTTCACGGCCGAGGTGCCCAGGTCGATGGCCAGGATGGACTTGTCACCTGCGAGGGCCACTCAATGCTCCATGCCAGGGTGAAGGACGCCGCTGGCGAGCGGCGGCGGGCCGGACTCTAGAAAGCGCGTCCGGCCTCCCGCCATCGACAACTCACGGCAAGGTGTCTTTTCTGAACGCCCGAACACCCGGACTCGCGCCCGCCCGAGGTGCTAGCGTACGGGGATTCCTCGGGGGGTGGCATGCGCCGGTTCTTCGTCAGCGCGCGCGGGCTGTGGCAACGACACCCGACGGCGCTGGGCATCGCGGTGACCTTCACGCTGAGCCTGCTCCTTCGCTGGCTCTATCTCCAGTCCTCACCGGACCGCACCTGGCCGTTCTCCATCTTCTTCTACGGCGACTCGCGCTTCTTCCACACGTACGCGCTGGAACACGTGCGAGGCCATGAAGGCCCCGCCGCGCTCCCCTACCACCCGCCGCTGTTCCCCTGGCTCCTGGGGATGTTGTACCGGCTGCTCGGCGAGCCCCAGGGCAGCGCGTACCCGTACAAGCTGTGCCTCGCGGCGCTGAGCGCGGCCACGGTGGCGCTGTCGTGGGCGTGGTGGCGCAAGCTCCTGGGCACCGCGTGGAGCTTCGTGGGCGCAGGACTCTTCGCCTCGAGCTTCGGGTGGCTGGTGCTGTCCACCACGTACAGCAACGAGGTCCTCTACGCCCTCTTCCTGTCCG is part of the Myxococcus landrumus genome and encodes:
- a CDS encoding heparin lyase I family protein, with protein sequence MTKSLLLAGALLCLGGSACGPQDESELGEAPAGLEATAFATTASAALAATGCTQLTASSVIAKGHDGNVPANTMDDRLTTRWSYLGKGAWIDYDLGSIKPITGVAVNWHEGTTRTNTFTVSTSPDGYTYTQVYSGTSRKSADTETYSFNTISARRVRITVQGNNLNDWASIAEARACSGGGTTTPPPTGSSVVWVGDFESGDRNQWTRAQMVSADRLAVVSSPRRQGSYALKATVRKGDDPINSSGNRNELVRMTREATGSEYYYRWSTMFDSTFPNAKTWQLFTQWHQDADAGGSPPVEFYVYGDEIRLNIGGNPGTIVWRTPLVRGKWMDFIFHVRWSPDAKVGFVELYLDGKVVMPKRYIATQYRGMLNYLKVGLYRNDTITQTGIVYHDGWMMARKLEDVLNPTAVIKAP
- a CDS encoding antibiotic biosynthesis monooxygenase, yielding MPNSLRIVHVQVHVKPEQVDAFREATLANARESVKEPGIARFDLLQDAEDPTRFLLVEVYRTDVAPAEHKQTAHYLRWRDLVAPMMAVPRVSQKYVNVFPEDAGW
- a CDS encoding iron-containing alcohol dehydrogenase, yielding MSPVSFEFATATRIVFGPGKLSEAPGLVRALGVQRVLLVTGKSSTRAKGLLAALEGLDLPVRTFSVDGEPTVELVREGLAVLAESRCDGVVAMGGGSALDTGKALAALAAQGGDPLDYLEVIGRGQALTRPSLPFVAIPTTAGTGSEVTRNAVLGSKQAQVKASLRGPQLLPRVALVDPDLLMGAPPHVLAFSGMDALSQVIEPFLSARANPITEALAREGIRRSARSLRDAVLSGPDAEAREDLALASLLGGLCLANSGLGAVHGFAAPVGGMFDAPHGAVCAALLPPVLDVNLRALRARAPEHPSTPRFRELAVLLTGREDARAEDAVAWVESLREALRIPELATYGMTTERLGELVSKARAASSMKANPLVLTDAELTEIATRAMHGTRG
- the srmL gene encoding PheS-related mystery ligase SrmL — its product is MSSLAISVLSAEELRRALAVRDLTDPSSGPHALQQLVSAVLEALRSTWGCDVVVHRRSPVVSIADNYDRLHYPPGGAARDARYTRYVCDTALLRTQTSAMIPGALRELAAAPPRDVLLACPGLVYRRDCIDRLHTGEPHQMDLWRVRQGAPLTPEDLRQMIALVVEALLPGREVKLTSAVHPYTTDGLQVDVRAGDDWVEIGECGLALPALLTESGLEAGPITGLAMGLGMDRILMLRKGLDDIRLLRSADPRIASQLLNLERYQPVSSMPEVRRDMSLVLGEDTTAEELGDAVRAALGDRAELVESVLVMAETPYAALHPSAVKRLALRADQKNVLLRVVLRALDRTLTHDECNVLRDDIYAALHQGTTWEWAARQPTPRAAVSL
- a CDS encoding pyridoxal phosphate-dependent decarboxylase family protein; its protein translation is MALPDPKSLNLLNHVPPRLLAAAERYLKAVPLVRDLLSKETDSLLSGLEEGLKPYRGTIPTYERLPAMGRSREEVLRELEAMEAKEEPRWREGKVSGAVYNGDEGHIEFLNRVYGMHSQSNPLHADLWPSATKFEAEVVAMAGGMLGADAANAGRPPSEHICGSMSSGGTESIMLAVKTYRDWARDTKGITKPEMVAPSSAHPAFDKAAHYFGVKMVRVPVGPDYRADVEAMRKALTRNTILIIGSAPGFPHGVIDPIPELSELARKKRLGFHTDACLGGFVLPFARKLGRDVPPFDFRLPGVTSMSVDTHKFGYAAKGSSVVLYRGTELRSHQYFTATEWPGGIYFSPTFSGSRPGALIAVAWASLVSMGEQGYMEATRHILDTADTLKAGIRSIPELHVLGDPLFVIAFGSETLDIFKVMERMGERGWNLNGLHKPAAVHLCVTLRHAQPGVAEQFLEDLREAVAHVKVHPSEKGTMAPVYGMAAAVPFRGLVSDLLKKYMDLLYKV
- a CDS encoding xylulokinase — encoded protein: MALAGDKSILAIDLGTSAVKLAVVTLRGRILGGDVEPLELRLLPDGGAEQEPEAWWRAVVRGTRRLLASGRVAASDIVGVNCSSQWSGTVAVDARGTPLCPALIWMDSRGAPHVRRVAHGLIPIEGYGVTRLLQWIRLSGGAPTLSGKDPVGHILYLQSARPDVYRDTYKFLEPKDWLNLKLSGRFAASYDSITLHWVTDNRALSRIDYDERLLKLSGLERDKLPDLVPAASVLGPLSAEAARELGLSEDVRVVSGSPDILAAAVGSGAVGDHEPHLCVGTSSWLCCHVPYKKTDIFHQIASVPSALPGRYLLANEQESAGICLAFLKDNILYGHGRGPGDAEEDSGEVYRLMESEAGRVPAGSENLIFLPWLNGERSPVDDKSLRGGFFNQSLKTTRAHMVRAVMEGVAFNSRWLFTYVEQFVGRKLESLRIIGGGARSALWCQIHADVLGRSIQQVDEPVLANARGAAFQAAVALGELTVEEIPSLVPVARTFHPDPANRALYDELFREFVNLYKSNKAIFARLNRARSA